CGGGGCCTCGACGTGAGCGTCCGGCAGCCACGTGTGGACCGGCACGATCGGGACCTTGACCGCGAAGCCGGCGAACATCGCGACGAACGCAGCGAGTTTGAGCGTGTCCGGTCCGACGCCGCCGAGCGAGCCGAGTTCGTCCCCACGCAGCGCCTGAGCGATCGCCGGCATGTCGAGGCTCGTGACCGAATCGCCGAGCCCGAACACCAGTGCGACGAACCCGATGAACATCACGAGCGTCGCGACGTTGGTGTAGACGAAGAACTTGATCGCGGCGTACTTCCGCCGGGGACCGCCCCAGACCCCGATCAGCATGTACATCGGGATCAATACGATCTCCCAGAAGACGAGCCACGCGAAGAAATCCAGCGCGACGAACACGCCGAGCAGGCCGGCTTCGAGGAACAGGACGAGGCCGTAGAACTGCGAGCGGCGCTCGTCGATCGGCGTCCACGCCGTCAGGATGGCGAGCGTCGTTAGTACTGTGGTGAGCACGACGAGCGGCATGCTGATCCCGTCGACGCCGACGTGCCAGTTGATCGCGTACGGACCCAGCGAGATCCACTGAACCATCGTCTCGTAGGCCAGCGTGCCGCCGTCGAGGAAGGCGTTGCCCGAGCCGTCGAACCCGAACCACATCAGGAAGCTCGTCACCAGCGGGAAGAGGCTCGCGACCAGCGCACCGACGGGTGCGTAGTCGTCCGGGAGGACGAACACGACCGCCGCGCCGAGCAGACAGAGCGCGAGCAGAATTTCGATGATCATTCAGAACCACCCTCCGAGCAGGCCGAAGATCACGAGGAGCGCGACCAGGCCCAAGGAGAGCAGCGCGGCGTAGTTCGTCACGATCCCGGTTTGAATCCGTTTGATCCGGCTGCCCGAGAACAGGCTCACGCTCGACACGCCGTTGACGGTGCCGTCGATGATGCCCTGATCGAACGTGTCGGCCGCGCGGGCGACCCGCGCGGTCGCGTCGGCCAGCCAGACCTGATACTCGTCTTGGTAGTAGTTGCTCATGAGAAGCGTCTTCGCGTTGCCGAGTCGGTCGGTGTGGTGGTCGGGATCGGAACCGCGGTAGAGCGCGAAAGCG
This sequence is a window from Halococcus agarilyticus. Protein-coding genes within it:
- a CDS encoding complex I subunit 4 family protein, which gives rise to MIIEILLALCLLGAAVVFVLPDDYAPVGALVASLFPLVTSFLMWFGFDGSGNAFLDGGTLAYETMVQWISLGPYAINWHVGVDGISMPLVVLTTVLTTLAILTAWTPIDERRSQFYGLVLFLEAGLLGVFVALDFFAWLVFWEIVLIPMYMLIGVWGGPRRKYAAIKFFVYTNVATLVMFIGFVALVFGLGDSVTSLDMPAIAQALRGDELGSLGGVGPDTLKLAAFVAMFAGFAVKVPIVPVHTWLPDAHVEAP